The Brachypodium distachyon strain Bd21 chromosome 4, Brachypodium_distachyon_v3.0, whole genome shotgun sequence nucleotide sequence gggggggtactACGGTGGGCACACCCCATACGGCCAAGTCCCTGGGCCTTTTGCAAGGTTCCTACAGGAGACTAGAATAATTGCTCAGTATTCAATGCCGGGCGAGCCTCAGCAAAATGGAGTAGCTGAAAGGCGTAACCGTACCCTTATGGATATGGTGCGCAGTATGATGAGTTATTCCACATTACCATTGGGATTGTGGATGGAGGCATTAAAAACCGCCATTCACATTCTCAATAGAGTGCCAAGCAAGTCGGTGCCCAAAACACCGTACGAGCTGTGGACAGGAATAGTGCCCTCTCTACAACACCTGCGGGTGTGGGGGAGCCCAGCTGAGGCCAAAATGTTTAACCCAAATATTGCAAAGTTGGATACCAAGACAGTAAGTTGCCATTTCATTGGCTACCCTgaaagatcaaaaggttttcgtTTCTACTGTCCAGACAAATACACAAAGTTTGTGGAAACGAGACACACCGTCTTCTTAGAGGACGAAATGACGAGGGGGAGCACGGTAGCTCGGAAAGTTGATCTTGAGGAGAAGAGGGTGCATGCACCTAATCCGATGACTCAAGAGCCATTCTTTTCACTACCTGTTGTTGCCGCACCGACAATCCCTGAGATCGTGGTGCCGACACCTGTTGTGACTCCACACATGGCAACAATGAGTGAAGGTCCGGAACCTGTCCTTTAGGAGCCGACTCAACCCATTGTTGCACATGAAAGGGAGCTGCAGCAGCCTGAACATGCGCCACATGTAGAGACACAGAACATGCCAGAAAATGAGGCCCCTATAAGGTCTCAAAGAGTTAAAAAGTCAGCCATTCCAAAAGATTATAAAGTTTATAATACAGAAAGAGTTCATATGGAGAATGATCCCACTTCATATGAAGAAGCCATGAGTGGTTCTCACTCATCGAAGTGGCTGGAGGCCATggaagatgagatgagattGATGAGTTCTAACGAAGTTTGGGACTTAGAGGAAATTTCTAAAGAAGCCAAAACGGTAGGCTGTAAATGGGtctacaaaaccaaatatgacTCTAAAGGgaatatagaaaaatacaaagcatGACTCGTGGCAAAAGGATTTACACAAAGAGAAGAAATAGATTACAATGAGACATTTTCACCAGTCTCATGCAAAAATTCCTTCAGAATAATAATGGCACTAGTGACGCATTTTGATTAGAGTTACATCAGATGGATGTAAAGACGACATTTCTAAATGGGGATTTAGAAGAAAATGTTTACATGAAACAACCCAAGGGTTTTATCATGAAAGACAAGAAACACATGGGATGCCGCATaaagaaatccatttatgAATTAAAGCAAGCCTTTAGACAGTGGTATCTAAAGTTTGATGAGACCCTTAAGAAATTTGGGTTTAAAGAAAATGTTAAGGACAACTGCGTTTATGCAAAATTTAAAAgtggaaaatatattttcctaaTTCTGTATGTGGATAATATCCTGCTTGCTAGCAGCGATGTCAGTCTACTActagaaacaaaaaagtttttgtcctcaaattttgatatgaaagatcttggtGAAGCATCATATGTCTTGGGCATAGAAATTCACCGAGATAGAAAAAAATAGGGTTCTAAGACTATCGCAAAAGGCATATTTAGAAAAGATTCTAAAGAATTACAATATGCATGCGAGCAATGCCACACCTGCTCCTATAGTCAAGGGCGACAGTTTCGGGAAATTTCAATGTCCCAAAAGTCAATATGAGATCGATCAAATGAAAGCGGTTCCATATGCTTCGACAGTTGGAAGCCTACAGTATGCACAAGTGTGCACTCGCCCTGACTTAGCTTTTATCACTAGGGTACTCGgtagatatcaagaaaatccaGGCATAGAGCACCGGAAAATGGTAAAGAAAGCATTTCGTTATGCGCAAGACACAAAAGGCCTCATGCTAACATATAGAAGATCTGATTCCCTAGAGATAAGAGGGTATTCAGATGCAGATTTTGCGGGAGATAAAGATGTTAGGAAATCCACGTCAGGATATGTATTCACTCTCGCAGGCGGGGTTATTTCGTGGAGAAGCTCCAAACAGTCAATAGTTGCATCATCCACGATGTATGCAGAATTTATAACATGTTATGAGGCAACGGGGCATGCGATATGGTTAAAGAAATTTATATCCGACTTGAAAGTAGTGGATTGTATCGACAAACCACTAAAGATGTACTGCGACAATCAGCCCGCAGTGTTTTATACTCACAACAACAAGTCGAGTAATGCTACCAAACCAATAGAGATaaagtattatgttgtgaaagaTAAAATTCAGGATCACACAATAAGTCTCGAGCATATAAAGACAAAGGATATGCTTGCGGATCCGCTTACGAAAGGCCTACCACCCAGTGTGttcaaggaacacttagccggCTTGGGTTTAAGGGAAAGTTTATGATTTCTGGATAAAGAATGGCCTGAAAagaacataatttttttcaacATGGAAAGGTATGTCATAACTGTCTGATTCTATCGGCAATTGAGCTGAGACGATGAAACATGCTCTACGTACTAATCGGTGGTGAAATGAGTAAAGTAAAAAGTATACGGTCAAAATAAAAGTTGAGATCAAGGGGGAGAATGTTAGAGTGATCTCCACCCGTATGGGCCCAACGGCCCAACAAGAGTAGGTGGCTTCGGTGAAGGAAACAAACCTATTCTCTGTGCTCTGTTCGGGAAGATCTATTGGCGGCAACATGGGGCATAAAAACGTCGGGCTGGCTGCTCTTGACATAATGAGATGCTCGAATGCCCTCTTGAAAAGGGAAGAAGGAGCCGTGGGATATCTTAGATAAAACGCTTTCGTTCCCCATTTAGTACTGAACTAAAGCTTATGCATTGGGCTAGAGAGTGAAGAGAAGTTCTCGCTGTCTATCGTACCAGTTGCCTTGCTTATCTTGGCTTCTCTAAAGACAAAGACTCTGGTTGAATCTTTCGGGAAAGTCAAAGGCCGAAGATTGGAGTTGGAAAAGCGGAAGCTAAGGGCAAAATAAGAAGTGAATAAGAGGATGTGTCTCACCGATCTTCAGAGCCTCTATAGACGCCGGTCTAGTGTGATTCCAGACACGTATTTCCGGCGTATGTAGAGTAGTGTAGTTTTGCTAGTAAATCTAGTTGTTAGCGAGGAAAGATAGATAAAAGATGGTTTCAATTCTCCATCAATAACATCCAGCTCCAAATGACCGGCCCCTTAGATCCACAGCGCCCTGATTGGGGGCGCCCAACCCATTATGGTTGGCGGGCCCCTGTTACACTGCACAatataaagaggtgggggCCGGCGGCACGCAACACAAGGTTCATCGCTGTGCCGCACACCCCACCGAACAACCCCCTACCGATCTAGGGTTCCGCGCAGGAGTAACTGGAAGCTCCGCCTCCCGCTGCCGCTGTcgatccccgtcgccgtcGCTCCCTCGCCTTTGACCATGTCGTCCGCGCCGTCGGGATCTTCTAGCCAAGGCGATGGTACtgctctccctctcttctctcccttttATCCCATACCCAAAACGAAATCCATTCACAGAAATAGGTTCCTATTTGTACCGATCTACACCTAGAGATATCTAGGATTTAACAACAATTAACCTATGATGGATGGAATATCAACTTACATATAGCCATGCTTTTGCCTTCCATTTGGTGCACGCCAGAATTGTACGTATTCGATCGTGGCCTCGTGTGGTGTTCATTTCCGTTGCTGCACCGGTGCCTCAGCCTATGTCAAATGTCAAAGTAATactcctccgtctcatatcaaatgacgaaatattacatgtatctagacgttttttttaGTATAGATACgtctatatttggacaaatttgagtcacttattaTGAGATGGAGGAAAGAGTTTAAGAACAAAAAATTAACCAAGTGTGAGCTCGGTCTGAGAGATTGATGACCAGTTCGGACCGAGACAACAAATTCAGTGGCCTAGATGCATTTTATTCGATACACGCTCTGATGCACTATTACTTTTAGTTTAtagaatactccctccgtccggttATACCAGGCGTGAATAGTGTTTTCGCTAGTGCCAATGAAAGCTGCTACTCTTTTATTGATTGGACCACTTTTGCATGTATGTCTTTTTGATTGGATGACTCCACCAAACATCTGATATTTATGAACTACTAGCAAAATGAATCACGCTTCGTAAAaacggacggagggagtacttccaCTATTACTTGAACCAAGCAGATTGGGCCTGCAATAATGCCGCAGTGGCATTGAGCTTCCAGATTGGATGGCCATTTGATGGGCTTTAATCACCGCGGAAAAGAAGACTGGGTATTATGTTAGTTCTTGTTCCTTCCCGTATGTTATTGGAACTTGCTTGTTTTGTCGTCAGCCGCCTCTATCGATGCGGTAAAAGCAACAAGTAAAACTGTGGCTTGCAAGTTAGCAGGTGGTTTCGTTCTTTCCGGTTAAAAACAATATGGTGATTCAGTACTCTTCCTCTTTCGATTTCCAAAAAACATACTTTTAGTCGTAACGGTGGCAAGACACAGATAAGAAGATCATTATTAGTCCAAATAGCATCACTGTAAATACgaagtataattttttttaagggcaTAGCAATAGCGATCTACGGAGCACTTACATAGagtactacttcctccgtcccatatcaagtgactcaaatttgcccaaatatgaatgtatctatatccaaaaagtgtctagatatatacatataatatttcttcacttaatatgagacgaatGGAGTACTATTTTTCTCACTGTTTTTGAAGATCGCTGCCCTATTTTTAAACCATGATTATCATCTCTGTTTTTTTGGCCTCTAAGAATATTTTTCTCACAAATTATTTCTTTagttccttttattttcaaTGTTACATTTGTGGCATCAAAATTCTAGAATTACGAATTTGGAATTCTTGCTCTCAACctctaaaataaataaataaaataataaaggCCGAGCCTGAAAGTACAAGACAATTCTTTGTCATCTAGAGAAAATAACTCCTTAGCACCCAGTTACATTTTACCACTGGCCAGTTTGATGTGTAACTTGCGATGATGTTTTGCAGAAGGAACATAGGTTGAAGCAATCTTAACACTAGATGATAACGTGTTAACTGAATCCATTATTTTAGAAAGGTCATCATGCACATCTGAAATGAACTATTTCAGTTGAATATAATGCAGAACATAAGAAGAAATCAAGAATGTAAACAGAGTGATGCAGTGATGCTCGTAGTTTTGGAAATCGATATGAAAATTATTCTCTTATTTAAAAAACAATAAGAAGAATATAGGCAAGCCCCAATGAACCTGAACAAGAATCTAGGTTTTTTCTCAGGTGTTCATCACCGAGCATTTTGATGGTAACTATATCTCTGGTTAtcagtactctctccgtccttAAATGTAAAAAGTCataactttgtcctaagtcaaattttttttgaaatttgacgaagtttacaaaaaaatgtaccaacatggcaacatctacgacttcaaattagttttattagatccatcatgatatatttttcatgctatacttatttgatattctagatgttgatatctttttctataaacttggtcaagtttgacttaagacaaaatGAGGAATTCTTACATTTAAGATCGGAGAGGGGTATCAATACAGCCTGTCCTTCACCTCTCAATCCTATGACCATATTCCAGTTTCAGTTGTTGGTTTATTGGGACGAAGGTCGCTTTCACTCTTGATTGCTGCCTCTGCAGTCGTTGTGTCCTCATTCGTGGAGCCAACAGGAACGATTATCACATTGACATGTTGGAGGCTTGAAAGATGCCCAAGACCGAAATAGAAATCAGCACCGTCAGAACATGCCTCCGGTAACTTGAAAGTAAGGTGATATGTTTGTAACTTCTGCATAGCTCCTGGTGCAAACACTAGCCACATCCCAGAAATAAAACATATGAGACTGAAATCTTTTAAAGATTGGAATCCTTGGCTGCCGATGACTATCTTTCCATTTGGCGCATGCCCCGTAAAGACAAGGCGGAGATAGAGCAGAGTGGACAGTTCTTTCAGTATGTCAATATCAATTTCTGCCATTCTTGAGATGTATAGTTCCAGGTGTTTCAGACTGGCAAACGTGCTCATCCACTTTGGCACCATCGAAACAGGCTTCGTAATGGCAAACTTTCGGAGATGTTGAAGTGCAGAGCATGAAACCATTAATGAATCTAGAATGAAACGTTCATTACCTTTGTAACCAAGTGAGAGATCTTGAAGGTTTTGTCTGCCTAATTCGCAAAGAGAACATACCAAAGCTTCCCTAAATTGCCCCCCATAACTTCCCATCTCAATAGGTTCTTCGACAGTTATTACAAGCTCTCTCAGTTTTGCAAGACATCTAAGCTCTTGAACCAACCTTATCGAGTAGCTTGGGATGACAACATGTGACAGTTCTTCCAAACATTGCATATTTCCAATCATTTCTGGTAGCTTCGTTACAACACTTACATTCAGACAAACTAGCTTTTGCAATCGAATAGTTGCATCGGGAAGTGCTCGTATAGGACACAGTCGTACATCCACTATCTCTAACTGTTCCAATTTCCCTATTCTTTCAGGAAGCTCACTTATAAATCTGGAGTAAAGCACTAGGTACCTCAACTGAAGCATACTCCCTATACATTCAATATGGTTGTTCTTCAGCCAATCACAATAAGACAAGTCCAAAACACGCAAAGCGTGGAAGTTCACAATATTTGGTACTTCCTTTGTAAACCCAAAGATACTAACTGAACGAAGAGAAGATTGTTTTGTTAAGGCTGTTTGTGTTACTGCATCTTCTGAATTATTGCACTGAAGGGACAATCGGCGAATCCTTTTTGGCAAAGAGAAAGGCTTCTGTCCATCTATTATGGTAACAAAATTAGCTTCGGTTGACATAGATATTAGAATATTGAGCACCATGTCATGGACTTGACAATATTGTACACTGCCATCATACCCCATACTCACTGGTAAGATCATACTTCTATTAATAAGATCATTAAGGTAACTCTGAGCTACTTGGTCCAATCTTTTACCCCGTTCTTCAGCAATAAATCCTTCAGATATCCATCTCCTTTTCAAATCTTTGGTCTTTATCTTATAATCCTCTGGATATATACTTAAATATAACAAACAGGTCTTCAAATGATGAGGTAGATCATAGAAGCTAAGCAATAATATCTCTCTCATACCTTGTAAAGTGTTACTGTTGTCAAGTGCTGAGCCAATTGAGTTTAGCACCAACTCCCACTCATCCTTTGTGCTGGGTTTCGTAGCCAACAAACCAGCAATATTAAGTATGGCCAATGGCAAACCGCCACATTTTCTTAAAATTGCATTGGAGACTTCTTCCAAATGTGAGGGACAACTGTGCTCAGTATGAAAAATTCTTTTCAAAAACAACCTTCTGGAGTCATCCTCACGCAATGGTTTGATGCGATAAATATGGCCTTCAACTCCAAAGCTAGAGCAGCAAGTTACGGCTACGTCAACAACACGTGTAGTAGTAATTATTCTGCTACATGAATTGTTGTAAGGCAACACACACTTCAATATCTCCCAAGCTGATATGCTCCAGATATCATCAATTACAATTAAGTACCTATTGGATGATATCAATATTATAAGTATGTTTAAAAAATCATAACACTAATTTACTATAGAAAAAATTAACTTGAAGAAATTATTGCGTCTGTAAAACGCACCTCTTGTCGTGCAGAAATTCTCTAATCATGTTGATGAGTTGCCGCTCATGATCCCACATGTTACCAGGAGTACCAAGTTCAGAGAGTATATCCAAAAGAATCCGCTTCACATTAGGCCTTTGAGATACAAACACGAAAGCAGCGCAATCAAATTGACCTTTGATTTTCTGATACACTTGGTAGGTCAGAGTAGTTTTGCCCAAACCTCCAAACCCCACGATGGACACCACTTTTAGCTGTTGCCAAGACCCACCATCTGCCTCCGCCTCAATTAGCAACTTGATTATTTTGTCTCTCTCACCATCGATACCCACAATTCCTCCTACTTCAGCATAGATTGCAGGCAGACGAGGGTCCACGGCAACATCACTAGCCATGGAGATCGACTCATCAAGCTTGTACCTTTTTCTGCGATCGCTCACCTCGACAACTTGACTTTTCAGTTCTGCAATCTCTTCTGCAATATTACACCTCGAAAAAAGTTCCTTCAGCTTCCTGATATTGTTGATGACAAACGCCTTGATGCCTGTTGGCTCATCTGGATTTTCTTCATCTTGGACCATGAAATCATCAATGGTGTCCTCGATGTCGTAAGCTAGCTCCCGCACCTCCTTCATCCAAGCCTTCACTTGCAAATCAGGATCATTCTGCATCGCATACTTCTGTATTACCGCTTTCATGCTGCTCAGCTCATTTCGCAGGAAGAACAAATCCTTCTCGATCCTTCTGTTCTTCGCGTACTCTCTCTCCAACATAGTGGAGAGCTTTCTGAGGAGCGAGTCCATCGATCCTGTGAAAGCACTCACCAGCGCACTGGCCATGATTCACCTTTTTCGTAGGACCAAGAGCAATACCAAGTAGTAAGATGATGAACAAGAAAGAGAGGTGTGAACTTTagcacaaaaagaaagaagagaactGGGCTAACCTGAAGGACGAGACTTGGTAACTCTTGCTAGATATTTGTCTACTTTCTGACTAAAAATTTCCCAAGGTTCGATTTATTGGATGACTTTTTTATTATGTTCTATTTTATTGTTCTGCATTCCCAACTACTAACCCActttgaaaaagaaattagTATTTGTCGCAACAGTATTAGTTTATAAAATTAGTTGGAAGAGTGTGTCCTGGAACCATAGTCTCACACGTCTCTTGAATGTGTGGTTCCTGGTTGCTACGAATGTGTGGTCTGATATATGTCTTATAATTGATGTTGATGCAGATTGCGGTTTTCAAGTACACATGTGTGGCAACTGGAAGCCAATGTCAAAGTAAGCTGACGACCAGCAAAGAGAGATGTGAAAATGTGGAGCTAGTGGAAAGAATACTGTGGAAACCCGATCTTATAGCCAAGTCAAGTCTTCCTGTGCTATTTTTTAAGCATATTGCCTTTTTGTATTTAGCCTACGTTTTCAGAATACCTGAGAACAGAAATAAGCAGTTACTGACTTCCCAGAACGCGATCCGAACATCTCGCTGCGAAGTAGATATATGAATGGTTGCTATGTAAGAATATTTATGTGGCCAATGTAAATTATAGTCTGAttctaattaaaaaaattagtgtGATGGATGCTAATATAAATGATTAGAATTATGGGTTTTAATTCCCTCTTTTCTCGCTCTGTTTAATCTTCAATTACATGGTGTACGTGTGTTAAAAGGAAGTAGCACTTTGGTAGTCAAATGAAAGCATCAGCATGCAGTACGTAGTTGACATCAGTACGTGCATGCATTTGATCGATTAGCACGTGCGGCTGCTACTCGCGTGAGACGCCTCCTCGCCGGAACGGTTCAGAGGACGCGATTGACTGAAGTGATGCGTCTGCTCGTGTTAACGCGTGCGTTTTCGCCAAGCAACGCGTCCGCATAATTACGTAAAGCCATGGCCTTTCCAGGCCTATAAAAGGAGCagtacatgcatgtgtttcgGTACACTAAATCAATCAATGGGTCACACATACACAGAAAGGCTGTTCTTCATCCATCCGAGGAACTTGTGAAGAGAAAAGGCAGAGGCAAGAAGAACGTACGCACGACGATGGCGTTAATCTCGCAAGGACTCGCAATGGAGCAAGGTACACTCGGATCATCATTGTTAAAATCTCTAGGATGTTTCTGTTGAATCATACAGTATTGCAAAGATCCGTAAATAAAAGTCTATTCCGCttacaattggtatcagagcatggTTGATGCAACACTTTTGATTCACATTATAGTTGAGATTTTTGATCCGCTCTtccgtctctctctctgttcAAGACTTGTTGCCATATATTGGATTGATCTTTGCACTCGTGCTTTTTATTGGAAAATACATAGAAGGGTTCCTGACCCATTATacgtgtatatgtttgttgctGACCCATTACAAAAGGAAGCAAACTAATATGAGcaatctctcttttttaataaaaataaattaatattACAACAATGGGGATAAGCATATAATGCAATATAACAGAACAAtttatgaaatgaaatctgAATATAAACTAATCTTACATTTGGTTAGTTTCCATGATACTACGCAGTATTCAACAGAACAATACAAGAGAACCAACTTCAAAAGACAGCCAACCTATAGCATGCCTCCTAGAAAGCTCTCTCCTacacacaaataaaaaaacatcaagGAGTTAGTGAGATTATCTGCAAGGGGCAACACCAAAACTTGAAGCCaaacatgtctagatacaaGACAAACTAAGAGATAAGTGTAAGGATCATGGTCATAATGGATATGTGAGCAATGGAAGGTGTTATAAACCAAGCCTTGGTCAATGTccatttttagaaaaatactAGACTTACACACTCTAACAGAATTAACCTTGTTCAGTGTCTGGATCAAAGCTTAAATCCTCGTCTAGAGAATGATCACAAAAGTTAACAATTGTCTATTCCCGTGTCGTTAAGAATTGAGGGTGATTTCTGAAAGCACAACTCATGAAGTTAATTTCGCAGTAGAAAATAAAACACTGCAGCTAGCACTCAAAATAAACTAAGTAGAGGCAGTGTCATTGGACCTGGCAGCCAAAAACTTGCTAATCACATTGTTAGAGGCAACGAGTCTGGGCCAGATCCACATCATAACATCTACACCAAAACTGTATCTGCACCAATCAATCTGAAGCCTGGAAACTACTACAACTAGCCTACAAAATGTTCTATCACAAAGACGCTTAGTAGCTACAACCACAACCTAACGTTGGCTCTTTGTTTCTCAAACCTGAATCGAACCCCATCCATCGCAAATGGTCACCGTGAGAGTACAGCAAGCAAAACTCAACAGACGCGCACGAGCATAGTCCGCCATTGACCAGATATGGGGGAAATCGAAGAGCAAGCGGCCGCCTCTGCTGCCTTCGCCTCGACACATCCGCTCCAGAAAAATAAGCGAGAAAGAAATCAGCCGTGTGATTAAGCGAACCAAAGCAGCCGTGGGTGTGACGTGGCCAGACGAACTCACCGCGCGGACCAGACAAACTTCGCCGCCAACGAGCACAAATGCAGAAACCACCTGACACCTGACCTCTCCCCTATCCGCCAGAGTAAGCAAAAATTCAGCAAGGAAACACAAATCGCTATTGAAGAAGACCAGAATAAGGGAGGAGGATCTCACCGGACGGGGAAGAGAAAAAGCctccgccgacgacgaggaaaaGTCGCCATAATGGGGGTCGGAGCAGACGCGCGCCCGACGgccgcggcctcggcggcgacctTGCGGGGGGCGCCTCTAGGTTCTCCCGGAAGCGCTAACCGCTTCGAGGGCCGCTCCAGCGCGCCCCgctcgccgcgccgtcgccatcgAGGTTGAGCAGCCATGAGGACGCCGACCCCGCGAGGGCCTTACGGAGGACGGAGGACGGGGGACACCAGAAAATGAAGGGGAATCCCAACGGACGAGCAGAatcgcctcctccccttcccccgCGTCCTCATCCTCTCTGCTCCGAGGTCTGTCTGAGTGTCGACTGAAGGAAGCCGAGTGCGCAGAGCCGCAGAGGCAAAGAACAAGAGGAGGCCAAGAAAAAGCACGAATCTTCCAGCGTTGATCGGACGGTTATGAGGtcgcctgtttttttttaaaaaaagcaGGCGACTGTGCTGTAGCAAAACGGTAATTTATTAACTTTCTAAATCTTGTTGACAATCAGTCCGCAGACTGCGAGACAAAAACTCTGTGGGTTTAGTTCGATGAAGAAATACATCACTATAATATTATCATGATAAATACTCTCTCTATTCTAAATTTGTGTTGTTCTTTTAGTTCCTCAGCACCGTTGTGCGCGATGGAGATCGGGGCATGAGGCGGCTGCTCGCAACGGGGAGGCGGTGCTGTGGCGGCCCTACACGCGTGCGCATGCTCTGTCCTGCGGGTGTGCTCTGTCCGACGCAGGGAAGTGCACTGCGGCGTGGAGGCCGCGTGGTGTGCAGTGAGGTTACCGCCGACGGCAGTGTTGTGGGCCTGTTCATGGCTTGGTGGGCCACGGCCATGCTACCCTTTTCCAGCGTCGGTGTGGCCAGATCCAGTGCATGCGGCGGGTGCGGACTTCGCCGGCGCTTGCTTTGGTGCGTGTCCGTGGTGGGATTGGTGGCAGCGGGTGAAAACCTAGCATTGACGCGGTCGGTGTCGGAGACGACGACGTCATTGGACGTCGCTTCCTTCTTGAAGCTGCCGTTGTGCCGTTCTGCCACATCCCACCCTTCGCAAACGAGGAGTTTCTGAACGAAAGCTTTGATCCGATTTTCGAGTCAGGTAACGGCGACGTCCTCGGACGCCGTGTCCTCCGTGTAGGCGTTGCCTTTGGAGACATCATTTGGCGGCGGAGTTTGCgtgctaggtgtggtcctggcCAGGGAGGGCAACTTCGTGTTGCGCGGTCTTGCCGATGCACGAGTTGCTTCTATCGGGGCAACCTCTTCTGGATCCAGTCGTCAAAGAAGCCCCACtctgcctaccttcttctgGCGCAAGGAGTCGTTTCCTGTTCGGCGTCGCTAGAGTGGAGGAGGTCTTCGTCTTTGTGGTAGCGGCTTGTTTATTCGACTCCTCTGTATGCTTTTTGTCATGTTTTTCGCACggcttttgttggatggagggagtatgtgcaATCAAAACGACTTTTGTTTCCTCGTGGGAATTTTTCATGCACCTGCGGGCAGTGCATTTGTACCACTGGGTGTACTACACGACCCAAGGGGTCTTGCATGGTGCGTCACCTGTGCGCCATCACGAAATTGCGAGACATGGGTTGTGCACCGTGCCACCACCGGTGTAGTCGTCGGAGCGCGGCCGGTGCATTTGCGAATCCGGCGTCGCTCTTTGCCGACGGCGAAATTGAGCTAGtgcgcctccttcctcctcttgtgAGCCGAATGTGCATCGCGCACCCCATTAAAGAGCGGCAGTTGAAGAATAATCATTCTGCAACCAGTTTCAGAATATAACTGCTCATTATATAATCATAGATGCGAAAAACATaattgtactccttccgtccaacaaaggatatctcaactttgactaaatttgaatgcatctatacactaattCATGTTTAGGTACatacaaattttgacaaacttgagacatcttttgttagacagACGGAGTAACTTTATAAGGGTTAATGTGATATATGCCACCGCAATTATCATCTTTTATAACAATGCCACTGCAAATCTGCAGATTTTTTGGAAAATGCCACCATAGTGGACTGAAAGAGCTACTGCAGTGAAATTTTTCAAATGATGAGAATTGCAGTGGCATTTTTCAAATTCGTCACAATTGAAGCAGCTCAAATTAACCCATTATATAGACGCTGATATACATTCGTTTACTTGTCTTTGTGTTTCCTTGGCAATACTTGGTCATTTCgctagttcttttttttctccacttCTTCTACAC carries:
- the LOC104584567 gene encoding uncharacterized protein LOC104584567, whose amino-acid sequence is MAAQPRWRRRGERGALERPSKRLALPGEPRGAPRKVAAEAAAVGRASAPTPIMATFPRRRRRLFLFPVRGEVRCQVVSAFVLVGGEVCLVRAVSSSGHVTPTAALVRLITRLISFSLIFLERMCRGEGSRGGRLLFDFPHIWSMADYARARLLSFACCTLTVTICDGWGSIQERAF
- the LOC100837313 gene encoding putative disease resistance RPP13-like protein 3, giving the protein MASALVSAFTGSMDSLLRKLSTMLEREYAKNRRIEKDLFFLRNELSSMKAVIQKYAMQNDPDLQVKAWMKEVRELAYDIEDTIDDFMVQDEENPDEPTGIKAFVINNIRKLKELFSRCNIAEEIAELKSQVVEVSDRRKRYKLDESISMASDVAVDPRLPAIYAEVGGIVGIDGERDKIIKLLIEAEADGGSWQQLKVVSIVGFGGLGKTTLTYQVYQKIKGQFDCAAFVFVSQRPNVKRILLDILSELGTPGNMWDHERQLINMIREFLHDKRYLIVIDDIWSISAWEILKCVLPYNNSCSRIITTTRVVDVAVTCCSSFGVEGHIYRIKPLREDDSRRLFLKRIFHTEHSCPSHLEEVSNAILRKCGGLPLAILNIAGLLATKPSTKDEWELVLNSIGSALDNSNTLQGMREILLLSFYDLPHHLKTCLLYLSIYPEDYKIKTKDLKRRWISEGFIAEERGKRLDQVAQSYLNDLINRSMILPVSMGYDGSVQYCQVHDMVLNILISMSTEANFVTIIDGQKPFSLPKRIRRLSLQCNNSEDAVTQTALTKQSSLRSVSIFGFTKEVPNIVNFHALRVLDLSYCDWLKNNHIECIGSMLQLRYLVLYSRFISELPERIGKLEQLEIVDVRLCPIRALPDATIRLQKLVCLNVSVVTKLPEMIGNMQCLEELSHVVIPSYSIRLVQELRCLAKLRELVITVEEPIEMGSYGGQFREALVCSLCELGRQNLQDLSLGYKGNERFILDSLMVSCSALQHLRKFAITKPVSMVPKWMSTFASLKHLELYISRMAEIDIDILKELSTLLYLRLVFTGHAPNGKIVIGSQGFQSLKDFSLICFISGMWLVFAPGAMQKLQTYHLTFKLPEACSDGADFYFGLGHLSSLQHVNVIIVPVGSTNEDTTTAEAAIKSESDLRPNKPTTETGIWS